A region of Streptomyces cinnamoneus DNA encodes the following proteins:
- a CDS encoding ABC transporter ATP-binding protein — protein MSTLHIDSVSRWFGNVVAVNDVTMSVGPGVTGLLGPNGAGKSTLINMMGGFLAPSTGTVTLDGETIWRNEQIYRHIGIVPEREAMYDFLTGEEFVLANAELHGLGAKEARRALATVEMEYAQDRKIATYSKGMRQRVKMASALVHEPSVLLLDEPFNGMDPRQRMQLMDLLRTMGAEGRTVLFSSHILEEVEQLAAHIEVVVAGRHAASGDFRKIRRLMTDRPHRYLVRSSDDRALAAALIADPSTSGIEVDLGEQALRVQAVDFGRFTELLPRVAHAHGIRLLTVSPSDESLESVFSYLVAS, from the coding sequence ATGAGCACTCTTCACATCGACAGCGTCTCGCGCTGGTTCGGCAACGTGGTCGCCGTCAACGACGTCACCATGAGCGTGGGGCCCGGCGTCACGGGTCTCCTCGGCCCCAACGGAGCGGGAAAGTCCACCCTCATCAACATGATGGGCGGCTTCCTCGCCCCCTCCACCGGCACCGTCACCCTCGACGGCGAGACCATCTGGCGCAACGAGCAGATCTACCGCCACATCGGCATCGTCCCCGAGCGCGAGGCGATGTACGACTTCCTGACCGGTGAGGAGTTCGTCCTGGCCAACGCCGAGCTGCACGGGCTCGGCGCCAAGGAGGCCCGGCGCGCCCTCGCCACGGTCGAGATGGAGTACGCCCAGGACCGTAAGATCGCTACGTACAGCAAGGGCATGCGGCAGCGCGTGAAGATGGCCTCCGCCCTCGTCCACGAGCCGTCCGTGCTGCTCCTGGACGAGCCCTTCAACGGCATGGACCCCCGCCAGCGGATGCAGCTGATGGACCTGCTGCGGACCATGGGCGCCGAAGGCCGCACGGTGCTGTTCTCCTCCCACATCCTGGAGGAGGTCGAGCAACTCGCCGCCCACATCGAGGTCGTCGTCGCCGGACGCCACGCCGCCTCGGGTGACTTCCGCAAGATCCGCCGGCTGATGACGGACCGGCCCCACCGCTATCTCGTGCGCTCCAGCGACGACCGCGCCCTGGCCGCCGCGCTCATCGCCGACCCGTCCACGTCCGGCATCGAAGTGGACCTCGGCGAACAGGCGCTGCGCGTCCAGGCCGTCGACTTCGGCCGCTTCACCGAACTCCTGCCGCGCGTGGCGCACGCGCACGGCATCCGGCTCCTGACGGTCTCGCCCTCGGACGAGTCCCTGGAATCGGTCTTCTCCTACCTTGTCGCGTCCTGA
- a CDS encoding FadR/GntR family transcriptional regulator, which translates to MALRAAGRQSLVDTVVEQLRTQVAAGEWRVGERIPTEHALAEQLQVGRNTVREAVRVLVHAGMLRSRQGEGTFVVSTADPGDILRGLQRAGVRDVLELRIALEAEAARLAALRHEPADLARMRAALDAQTAFEDPDGQPDSGSLELYADHDVEFHKAVVEAAHNPALTATYAWFSSSVREALVTALGDRDMPRIIHGDHHALMEAIASGDPDVAARAARTLLERPKQAVESLLGDS; encoded by the coding sequence ATGGCACTGCGAGCGGCGGGACGGCAGTCCCTGGTGGACACCGTCGTGGAACAGCTGCGCACCCAGGTGGCCGCCGGCGAGTGGCGGGTCGGTGAGCGCATCCCGACCGAACATGCCCTCGCCGAGCAGCTCCAGGTCGGGCGCAACACCGTCCGCGAGGCGGTGCGCGTGCTCGTGCACGCCGGAATGCTGCGGTCGCGGCAGGGCGAGGGGACGTTCGTCGTCTCCACCGCCGACCCGGGCGACATCCTGCGCGGCCTCCAGCGCGCCGGCGTGCGGGACGTCCTCGAGCTGCGCATCGCGCTGGAGGCCGAGGCGGCCCGGCTCGCCGCCCTGCGGCACGAGCCCGCCGACCTGGCGCGGATGCGGGCGGCGCTGGACGCCCAGACGGCGTTCGAGGACCCCGACGGCCAGCCCGACTCCGGCAGCCTGGAGCTCTACGCGGACCACGACGTCGAGTTCCACAAGGCCGTCGTGGAGGCCGCGCACAACCCCGCCCTGACGGCCACCTACGCCTGGTTCAGCAGTTCGGTGCGGGAGGCGCTGGTCACCGCCCTCGGCGACCGTGACATGCCGCGCATCATCCACGGCGACCACCACGCGCTCATGGAGGCCATCGCCTCGGGCGACCCCGACGTCGCCGCGCGCGCCGCCCGCACCCTGCTGGAGCGCCCGAAACAGGCCGTCGAGTCCCTGCTCGGCGACAGCTGA
- a CDS encoding CynX/NimT family MFS transporter translates to MPETRSDIPLIDAEEDLTPTPSVAAARRGLLAHPAFVMLGIVLASLNMRAALSGVSPLMSEISDHFHLAAAASSLLTTIPLVFMGLGSIAAPRLARRWGTEAVLCGALVLLCGGILLRVAPPVVALFVGCALVGTAIALLNVLMPGLVKRDFPDRAASMTALYSTTLILGATGAAASSVPLENALGGWQGSLASWALLAAVAALAWLPQAVVTRRAVRHDRTSAAPRAGAGEGDGPRLTRSPLAWQVTLMMGTQSLVAYVCIAWMPTIFTDHGMSKNQAGLVYAFYTLVQMAGSFVAPLLAGRMRDQRVPAVGVVVLMAAGITGLLVAPVAGAWLWATLMGVAQGGLLGLALTFMVLRTRDAHTASRLSGMAQTWGYLLASVGPFAIGWVYGETGGWTLPISLLLVACGALLFLGLGAGRDRKI, encoded by the coding sequence ATGCCGGAGACGAGGTCCGACATACCCCTGATCGACGCCGAGGAGGACCTGACCCCCACGCCGAGCGTCGCCGCGGCGCGGCGGGGTCTGCTCGCGCACCCCGCGTTCGTGATGCTCGGCATCGTCCTCGCCTCGCTCAACATGCGGGCCGCCCTCTCGGGCGTCTCGCCGCTGATGAGCGAGATCAGCGACCACTTCCACCTGGCCGCGGCCGCGAGCAGCCTGCTGACCACCATCCCGCTGGTCTTCATGGGCCTCGGCTCGATCGCCGCCCCCAGGCTCGCCCGGCGCTGGGGCACGGAGGCCGTGCTCTGTGGCGCGCTGGTGCTGCTGTGCGGCGGCATCCTGCTGCGCGTCGCACCGCCGGTCGTGGCGCTGTTCGTGGGGTGTGCGCTCGTCGGCACCGCCATCGCCCTGCTCAACGTGCTGATGCCGGGCCTGGTCAAGCGGGACTTCCCCGACCGGGCCGCGAGCATGACCGCCCTCTACTCGACCACCCTGATCCTCGGTGCCACCGGCGCGGCCGCCTCGTCCGTGCCGCTGGAGAACGCCCTGGGCGGCTGGCAGGGCTCCCTCGCCTCCTGGGCGCTGCTCGCCGCGGTCGCGGCGCTCGCCTGGCTGCCCCAGGCGGTCGTCACCCGGCGCGCCGTCCGGCACGACCGGACGTCCGCGGCACCCCGGGCCGGTGCCGGCGAGGGGGACGGGCCGCGGCTCACCCGCTCGCCGCTGGCCTGGCAGGTCACGCTGATGATGGGCACGCAGTCCCTGGTCGCGTACGTGTGCATCGCCTGGATGCCGACGATCTTCACCGACCACGGCATGAGCAAGAACCAGGCCGGCCTGGTCTACGCGTTCTACACCCTGGTGCAGATGGCCGGTTCGTTCGTCGCGCCGCTGCTCGCCGGACGGATGCGGGACCAGCGCGTACCGGCGGTCGGCGTGGTGGTCCTCATGGCCGCGGGCATCACCGGTCTGCTGGTCGCCCCGGTGGCGGGCGCCTGGCTGTGGGCGACGCTGATGGGCGTGGCGCAGGGCGGTCTGCTGGGTCTCGCGCTGACGTTCATGGTGCTGCGCACCCGTGACGCCCACACGGCGTCACGGCTGTCGGGCATGGCACAGACGTGGGGCTATCTCCTCGCGTCCGTCGGGCCGTTCGCGATCGGCTGGGTGTACGGCGAGACGGGCGGCTGGACGCTGCCGATCTCCCTGCTCCTCGTCGCCTGTGGGGCGCTGCTGTTCCTGGGGCTGGGCGCCGGGCGCGACCGGAAGATCTGA
- a CDS encoding HAD family hydrolase: MHDALQLPYRLIATDLDGTLLRSDESVSERTRAALRLATAAGAAHIVVTGRTVAWTRHILDALDYDGLAVCGQGAQVYHAGENRLLTSVTLDRQLAGLALAKIEAEVGPLFLAASRDGLEGDVLVGPGYRVQEGPLPAVPITDPGEIWAAPLNKLYLQHPGLDDDALAEVARTVAGGLVDVTMAGAGIVELLPLGLSKATGLSLAARRLGIKAAETIAFGDMPNDVPMFGWAAHGVAMANAHESLKAVADEVTASNEEDGIAVVLERLFG, translated from the coding sequence GTGCACGACGCGCTTCAGCTGCCCTACCGCCTGATCGCGACCGACCTGGACGGCACACTGCTGCGCTCCGACGAGTCCGTCTCGGAGCGCACGCGCGCCGCCCTGAGGCTGGCCACGGCTGCGGGCGCCGCACACATCGTCGTCACGGGCCGGACCGTCGCCTGGACGCGGCACATCCTCGACGCGCTGGACTACGACGGCCTCGCCGTCTGCGGACAGGGCGCACAGGTTTACCACGCCGGTGAGAACAGACTGCTGACGTCCGTCACGCTCGACCGGCAGCTCGCCGGTCTGGCGCTGGCCAAGATCGAGGCCGAGGTGGGCCCGCTCTTCCTCGCCGCGAGCCGGGACGGCCTGGAGGGCGACGTCCTGGTGGGTCCGGGCTACCGGGTCCAGGAGGGCCCGCTCCCGGCCGTACCGATCACCGACCCGGGCGAGATCTGGGCGGCCCCCCTCAACAAGCTCTACCTCCAGCACCCCGGTCTGGACGACGACGCCCTCGCCGAAGTGGCCCGCACGGTCGCGGGCGGCCTGGTGGACGTCACGATGGCGGGAGCGGGCATCGTCGAGCTGCTGCCGCTGGGGCTCAGCAAGGCCACAGGCCTTTCGCTGGCCGCGCGGCGGCTGGGCATCAAGGCCGCGGAGACGATCGCGTTCGGGGACATGCCGAACGACGTCCCCATGTTCGGCTGGGCGGCCCACGGCGTCGCCATGGCCAACGCGCACGAGTCGCTGAAGGCCGTCGCGGACGAGGTCACCGCCTCGAACGAGGAGGACGGGATCGCCGTCGTGCTGGAGCGTCTGTTCGGCTGA
- a CDS encoding M24 family metallopeptidase, whose product MAVGRTGAELRGFREVQRLAYDCAEAVAAQLRPGVTEREAARMQREWLRGHGVRDWFHLPFAWFGDRTAFVGFRVPLQFFPTGRRLEPGMPFILDMAPVYRGFTADIGYSGCLGPDPLHDRLMADLQAHRDLILREVRERRPLREIYEDVARLMTRQGHTNRHRAYPFGVIAHKVDRVRERRWSPQVLGFGTQALKGLASDALRGHREGWSPLWSPHRFSDHPPHPGLWAVEPHLGFRGTGVKFEELLVVTDSRDPQESAFWLDDDLPHVRRPQQRQKEEASA is encoded by the coding sequence ATGGCGGTGGGGCGGACGGGTGCGGAGCTGCGCGGCTTCCGGGAGGTGCAGCGGCTGGCGTACGACTGCGCCGAGGCCGTCGCGGCCCAGCTCAGACCCGGTGTGACCGAGCGCGAGGCGGCCCGGATGCAGCGCGAGTGGCTGCGCGGCCACGGGGTGAGGGACTGGTTCCATCTGCCCTTCGCCTGGTTCGGCGACCGCACGGCCTTCGTGGGCTTCCGGGTGCCGCTCCAGTTCTTCCCCACGGGGCGGCGGCTGGAGCCCGGCATGCCGTTCATCCTCGACATGGCGCCGGTATACCGCGGCTTCACCGCCGACATCGGCTACTCGGGCTGTCTCGGCCCCGACCCGCTGCACGACCGGCTCATGGCCGACCTCCAGGCCCACCGCGACCTGATCCTGCGCGAGGTGCGCGAGCGCCGGCCGCTGCGGGAGATCTACGAGGACGTGGCGCGGCTCATGACCCGTCAGGGCCACACCAACCGGCACCGCGCGTACCCCTTCGGGGTGATCGCGCACAAGGTGGACCGGGTGCGCGAACGCCGCTGGTCCCCGCAGGTTCTCGGCTTCGGGACCCAGGCGCTGAAGGGCCTGGCCTCCGACGCCCTGCGCGGTCACCGGGAGGGCTGGTCGCCGCTGTGGAGCCCCCATCGCTTCTCCGATCATCCGCCCCACCCCGGCCTGTGGGCGGTCGAGCCGCACCTCGGCTTCCGCGGCACGGGCGTGAAGTTCGAGGAGCTGCTGGTCGTGACCGACTCGCGGGATCCCCAGGAGAGCGCGTTCTGGCTGGACGACGACCTGCCGCACGTGCGGCGCCCCCAACAGCGACAGAAGGAGGAGGCGAGCGCATGA
- a CDS encoding ABC transporter permease has product MSLYHPTVARLTYRGLLGRRRAAILFALPALLLVISAAIRFLTGADDETATNVLGGFALATMVPLIGVIAGTGAIGPEIDDGSVVYLLAKPVKRPTIILTKLVVAVGVSVLFSAVPTLMAGFLLNGNSQQIAVAYAVAAAIASVAYSAIFLFLGTVTRHAVVAGLVYALVWETLFGNLIAGARTLSVRQWALALAQKIGGEGAITSDVGLPLAVTLLVGVTVAATYCAGRKLRSLTLAGEE; this is encoded by the coding sequence GTGTCGCTCTATCACCCCACCGTCGCCCGGCTGACCTACCGGGGCCTCCTCGGCCGCCGCCGCGCCGCGATCCTCTTCGCGCTGCCGGCTCTGCTGCTCGTCATCTCGGCCGCCATCCGCTTTCTCACCGGTGCGGACGACGAGACCGCCACCAACGTCCTCGGCGGGTTCGCGCTCGCCACGATGGTGCCGCTCATCGGCGTCATCGCCGGTACGGGCGCGATCGGCCCGGAGATCGACGACGGCTCGGTGGTCTACCTCCTGGCCAAGCCGGTCAAGCGCCCGACCATCATCCTCACCAAGCTGGTCGTGGCCGTCGGCGTCAGCGTCCTCTTCTCGGCCGTGCCCACGCTGATGGCCGGCTTCCTGCTCAACGGCAACAGCCAGCAGATCGCCGTGGCCTACGCCGTCGCCGCCGCGATCGCGTCCGTGGCCTACAGCGCCATATTCCTCTTCCTGGGCACGGTCACCCGGCACGCCGTGGTCGCCGGGCTCGTCTACGCCCTCGTCTGGGAGACGCTCTTCGGCAACCTGATCGCCGGGGCCCGCACGCTCAGCGTCCGGCAGTGGGCGCTGGCCCTCGCACAGAAGATCGGCGGAGAGGGAGCCATCACCTCGGACGTCGGACTGCCGCTGGCGGTGACGCTGCTGGTGGGGGTGACCGTGGCCGCCACGTACTGCGCGGGCCGCAAGCTGCGCTCGCTGACCCTCGCCGGCGAGGAGTAG
- a CDS encoding SDR family oxidoreductase, giving the protein MSADDTEGPRDAGIEGVRERTVRTGGIELCVAELGDPADPTVVLLHGYPDSKEIWAEVAHRLRDRFHVVLYDVRGHGRSTAPRPLRGGFTLEKLTDDFLAVLDAVSPEAPVHLVGHDWGSVQGWEFVTVARTEGRVASFTSVSGPSLDHFGLWIKRRLSRPTPRRVAQLLGQGARSWYVYALHTPALPEAAWRGALGRRWPRLVERSEGLPRTVPGRPGTYPTASLPSDAAHGAWLYRDNVRARMRRPRTDAYAHVPVQLITPVGDAFLSARLYDDLEQWAPRLVRRTLSAKHWVPRTRPDQLAAWITEFVTAQETARQEGAPDRPAVGKGRHAPWFGGRLVLVTGAASGIGRATAFAFAEAGARVVAVDRDAEGAARTAELARLTGAPEAWAECCDVSDESAMEKLATHVADTYGVVDVLVNNAGIGVAGTFMDTTPKDWRDVLGVNLWGVIHGCRVFGRQMAERGQGGHIVNTGSAAAFQPFKTLTAYSTSKAAVLMLSECLRAELAGQGIGVTAICPGVVNTGITATTRFAGVSAQEQDRRRAKAVRLYGKRNYPPEKVAEAILDAVVRDRAVVPVTPEAHVMRFLSRLTPRVSRALARLDPPT; this is encoded by the coding sequence ATGAGCGCCGACGACACGGAAGGTCCGCGGGACGCGGGCATCGAGGGCGTGCGGGAGCGCACGGTCCGGACGGGCGGCATCGAGCTGTGCGTCGCCGAGCTGGGCGACCCGGCCGACCCCACGGTGGTGCTCCTGCACGGCTACCCGGACAGCAAGGAGATCTGGGCCGAGGTCGCCCACCGGCTGAGAGACCGCTTCCACGTGGTGCTCTACGACGTGCGCGGCCACGGCCGCTCCACGGCTCCCCGGCCGCTGCGCGGCGGGTTCACCCTGGAGAAGCTCACGGACGACTTCCTGGCCGTCCTGGACGCCGTGAGCCCGGAGGCGCCCGTGCACCTGGTGGGGCACGACTGGGGGTCGGTGCAGGGCTGGGAGTTCGTCACGGTCGCACGCACCGAGGGCCGCGTCGCCTCCTTCACCTCCGTCTCGGGGCCGTCCCTCGACCACTTCGGGCTCTGGATCAAGCGGCGGCTGTCCCGGCCCACCCCGCGCCGGGTGGCGCAGCTCCTGGGCCAGGGGGCCCGGTCCTGGTACGTCTACGCGCTGCACACGCCCGCCCTCCCGGAGGCCGCCTGGCGCGGCGCGCTCGGCCGGCGCTGGCCCCGGCTCGTCGAGCGGTCGGAAGGGCTGCCCCGGACCGTTCCCGGCCGGCCCGGCACCTACCCGACGGCCTCCCTGCCCAGCGACGCCGCGCACGGCGCCTGGCTGTACCGGGACAACGTACGGGCCAGAATGCGCCGCCCCCGCACCGACGCCTACGCCCACGTGCCCGTCCAGCTGATCACCCCCGTCGGCGACGCCTTCCTCTCGGCACGGCTCTACGACGACCTGGAGCAGTGGGCGCCGCGGCTCGTCCGCCGCACCCTCTCCGCGAAGCACTGGGTCCCCCGGACCAGGCCCGACCAGCTCGCCGCGTGGATCACGGAGTTCGTCACCGCGCAGGAGACCGCCCGCCAGGAGGGCGCCCCGGACCGGCCCGCCGTCGGCAAGGGACGGCACGCCCCGTGGTTCGGCGGCCGGCTGGTGCTGGTGACCGGCGCGGCCAGCGGCATCGGGCGGGCGACCGCGTTCGCCTTCGCGGAGGCCGGGGCCCGGGTCGTGGCCGTCGACCGGGACGCGGAAGGCGCGGCGCGCACCGCCGAACTGGCCCGCCTGACCGGGGCGCCGGAAGCCTGGGCCGAGTGCTGTGACGTGTCGGACGAATCGGCGATGGAGAAGCTCGCCACCCATGTCGCCGACACGTACGGCGTGGTGGACGTGCTGGTGAACAACGCCGGCATCGGCGTGGCCGGCACCTTCATGGACACCACGCCGAAGGACTGGCGCGACGTCCTCGGCGTCAACCTGTGGGGCGTCATCCACGGCTGCCGCGTCTTCGGCCGGCAGATGGCCGAGCGAGGACAGGGCGGCCACATCGTCAACACCGGCTCCGCCGCCGCCTTCCAGCCCTTCAAGACGCTCACCGCCTACAGCACCTCCAAGGCCGCGGTGCTGATGCTGAGCGAGTGCCTGCGCGCCGAGCTGGCCGGGCAGGGCATCGGGGTCACCGCGATCTGCCCCGGCGTCGTCAACACCGGCATCACCGCCACCACCCGCTTCGCCGGGGTCTCCGCGCAGGAGCAGGACCGCCGCCGGGCCAAGGCCGTCCGGCTCTACGGCAAGCGCAACTACCCCCCGGAGAAGGTGGCCGAAGCGATCCTCGACGCCGTGGTCCGCGACCGGGCCGTCGTACCGGTCACCCCCGAGGCCCACGTCATGCGCTTCCTCTCCCGCCTCACCCCCCGCGTCTCCCGCGCCCTCGCGCGGCTCGATCCCCCCACCTAA
- a CDS encoding ABC transporter ATP-binding protein yields the protein MIATESLSKRFPRVTALDRLSVDITPGVTGLVGANGAGKSTLIKILLGLSPATEGSARVLGLDVATEGSKIREQVGYMPEHDCLPPDVSATEFVVHMARMSGLPPTAARERTADTLRHVGLYEERYRPMGGYSTGMKQRVKLAQALVHDPRLVLLDEPTNGLDPVGRDEMLGLIRRVHTDFGISVLVTSHLLGELERTCDHVVVIDGGKLLRSSSTSDFTQDTGSLAVEVTDTDAHPDGTSALMSALTAAGLTVQPAGRAAGAEYAAAGSGHVLLVDVAGDATYDAVRDAVAGLGLGLVRMEQRRHRIAEVFKSADDPEGVLTEDTHPHDVRPHEGGAVDAA from the coding sequence GTGATCGCTACCGAAAGCCTCAGCAAGCGGTTCCCCCGGGTGACCGCTCTTGACCGGCTCTCCGTCGACATCACCCCCGGAGTCACCGGTCTGGTGGGTGCCAACGGAGCCGGCAAGTCGACGCTGATCAAGATCCTGCTGGGCCTCTCCCCGGCCACCGAGGGCAGTGCCCGCGTGCTGGGCCTGGACGTGGCCACGGAGGGCTCGAAGATCCGTGAACAGGTCGGCTACATGCCCGAGCACGACTGCCTGCCGCCCGACGTGTCGGCGACGGAGTTCGTGGTCCACATGGCGCGGATGTCCGGCCTGCCGCCCACCGCCGCGCGGGAACGCACCGCCGACACGCTGCGGCACGTGGGCCTGTACGAGGAGCGGTACCGCCCCATGGGCGGCTACTCCACCGGCATGAAGCAGCGGGTCAAGCTGGCGCAGGCGCTGGTCCACGACCCCCGGCTGGTGTTGCTGGACGAGCCCACGAACGGTCTCGACCCCGTCGGCCGGGACGAGATGCTCGGCCTGATCCGGCGTGTGCACACCGACTTCGGTATCTCGGTCCTGGTCACCTCACACCTGCTCGGCGAGCTGGAGCGCACCTGCGACCACGTCGTGGTCATCGACGGCGGCAAGCTGCTGCGTTCCTCCTCGACCAGCGACTTCACCCAGGACACCGGTTCCCTCGCGGTCGAGGTCACCGACACCGACGCCCACCCGGACGGCACCAGCGCGCTGATGTCCGCGCTCACGGCCGCCGGGCTGACCGTGCAGCCCGCGGGCCGTGCGGCCGGTGCGGAGTACGCGGCGGCGGGCTCCGGCCACGTCCTGCTCGTCGACGTCGCCGGCGACGCCACCTACGACGCCGTGCGCGACGCGGTGGCCGGCCTCGGCCTCGGGCTGGTCCGCATGGAGCAGCGCCGGCACCGCATCGCGGAGGTCTTCAAGTCCGCCGACGACCCAGAGGGCGTCCTCACCGAGGACACCCACCCCCATGACGTCCGCCCGCACGAAGGGGGCGCAGTCGATGCGGCCTGA
- a CDS encoding rhomboid-like protein: MDGTLRALAKAGPAVRSWVRSSPGTHIYLLIIGINSLVIAAASEGLESFLLHRTSSNIHELNKHPLQSLLISGFWIANPSSFLLYAVLFQVFHANVERWAGTLRWLVTVTVAHVAATLISQEVLLAAIQSHSAPRSMKHVVDIGVSYGLAGAAGILTYRVPRPWRWPYLAGAVLFFAVPLVTGGTFTDVGHAIALLLGLACAPLTHGLPTWRWGPLRIPTRATGEVSRTDAPARRRSRPPRSRR, from the coding sequence ATGGACGGCACGCTCCGGGCCCTCGCCAAGGCGGGCCCGGCCGTCCGTTCCTGGGTCCGTTCCTCTCCGGGCACGCACATCTACCTGCTGATCATCGGCATCAACAGTCTCGTCATTGCGGCCGCCAGCGAGGGTCTGGAGAGCTTCCTGCTGCACCGCACGAGCAGCAACATCCACGAGCTGAACAAGCACCCTTTGCAGTCGCTGCTCATCAGCGGCTTCTGGATAGCGAACCCGTCGTCGTTCCTGCTCTACGCGGTGCTCTTCCAGGTCTTCCACGCGAACGTCGAACGGTGGGCCGGCACCCTGCGCTGGCTGGTGACCGTCACCGTGGCGCACGTCGCGGCCACCCTGATCAGCCAGGAGGTCCTGCTGGCGGCGATCCAGAGCCATTCGGCGCCGCGCTCGATGAAGCACGTCGTCGACATCGGTGTCTCGTACGGGCTGGCCGGCGCCGCCGGCATCCTCACCTACCGGGTGCCCCGGCCCTGGCGCTGGCCCTACCTCGCCGGTGCGGTGCTCTTCTTCGCCGTGCCGCTGGTGACCGGCGGGACGTTCACCGACGTCGGCCACGCCATCGCCCTGCTGCTCGGGCTGGCCTGCGCGCCGCTGACGCACGGCCTGCCGACCTGGCGGTGGGGACCCCTGCGGATCCCCACCCGCGCGACCGGCGAGGTCAGCCGAACAGACGCTCCAGCACGACGGCGATCCCGTCCTCCTCGTTCGAGGCGGTGA
- a CDS encoding ABC transporter permease subunit, translating to MRPETTTTQGTAAGGAPDVIHNIGYRNYDGPRLGRGYARRSLFSQSLRGAYGLGRSAKSKVLPMILFGVMCLPAAIMVAVAVTTKMDRLPMEYTRYAIYLQAVIGLYLASQAPQAVSRDLRFRTVPLYFSRPIERSDYVAAKFAAMTSAVFILTAAPLLVLYAGALLAKMDFADQTKGFAQGLVSVALLSLLFAGIGLVVAALTPRRGFGVAAVIAVLTISYGAVSTIQGIALNSDNTQVISWLGLFSPITLIDGVQTAFLSATTAFPGGHGPGTGAGAVYLLVLLAVIAGSYGLLTRRYRKAGL from the coding sequence ATGCGGCCTGAGACCACGACGACGCAGGGGACCGCCGCGGGTGGCGCCCCGGACGTCATCCACAACATCGGTTACCGCAACTACGACGGCCCACGGCTCGGCCGCGGCTACGCCCGCCGTTCGCTCTTCTCCCAGAGCCTGCGCGGGGCCTACGGCCTGGGCCGCTCGGCCAAGTCCAAGGTCCTGCCGATGATCCTCTTCGGTGTGATGTGCCTCCCGGCCGCGATCATGGTGGCCGTCGCGGTCACCACGAAGATGGACCGGCTGCCCATGGAGTACACCCGCTACGCGATCTACCTCCAGGCGGTCATCGGCCTCTACCTCGCCTCCCAGGCGCCGCAGGCGGTCTCCCGGGACCTGCGGTTCCGGACCGTGCCGCTGTACTTCTCGCGGCCGATCGAGCGGAGCGACTACGTCGCGGCCAAGTTCGCGGCGATGACCTCGGCCGTGTTCATCCTCACCGCCGCGCCCCTGCTCGTCCTCTATGCCGGCGCGCTGCTCGCCAAGATGGACTTCGCCGACCAGACGAAGGGCTTCGCACAAGGACTGGTCTCCGTGGCTCTGCTGTCCCTCCTCTTCGCCGGCATCGGCCTGGTGGTCGCCGCGCTCACGCCCCGCCGCGGCTTCGGCGTCGCCGCCGTCATCGCCGTGCTGACCATCTCCTACGGCGCGGTCAGCACCATCCAGGGCATCGCGCTCAACAGCGACAACACCCAGGTCATCAGCTGGCTCGGCCTCTTCTCGCCGATCACGCTGATCGACGGCGTGCAGACCGCGTTCCTGTCCGCCACCACCGCCTTCCCCGGCGGCCACGGGCCCGGTACGGGCGCCGGGGCGGTCTACCTCCTCGTGCTCCTCGCCGTGATCGCCGGCTCGTACGGTCTGCTGACGCGGCGCTACCGAAAGGCCGGGCTGTGA